The genome window TGGTGTAACAGCTTTGATCGTTTCAGTGAAGCAAGTTGTTTTATCCCCGACAAGAGCTTCGAGGTACCCGTTTCCGGGAGTTGGGCGACGACACCCGACAGCAAAGTTCTTGGGGATGATTTTGTCAGCAAGATCGGGATTCTTtgacatcctcctcttcatttcACCTTCGGAATATGACCTGGCgttctcagcttcatccgtacccttgatgatgaggctgaaacGTTGGTTAAGTTCCTTCTCGATCATCTTGCGGTATGCCAGGTACGCTTCAGGGTTGTTCCTGAGATATTCCTTTTGTTCGTCGCTATCTAAGCCACGTGTCAGTAATCTATGCACAGTGTATGCTGTGTAGATTTGGATCCGGCCTTACAGGGAAAGTTACGGCCATCTTCGGCAGCAAAGTCCTGGGCAAACCCGGCCGTGATCCACGTAGGACTTCTGACCCAAGTGTAGAGATGATCTATCCTGTCATACAAAGATGCAACGATCTATACACCGCTGCTTCCAGCGCCAATGACAGCAATCCTTTTACCAGTGAAATCGTAGGACTGGTCCCAGTTGGCGGAGTGCATCAACCTGCCTCGAAGTCATGAAGGCCAGGCACAGTCGGCCATTTCCAGTTACTGCAGTCGTATTAGCAAGGGAAGTTACCGAGAGTAGTAAAAGCAGGTGTACATACTTTAGAACACCACCGCCGTTCAGAAAGACGTTGCAATGGTCAACAAAGATGTCTCCAGTGACATTGTTTGTGACAGTGATAGTCCACTGGCCCGCCTCATCTTTCCACTCGGCGGAGATGACGGTGTGCATGAGCTTAACGTATTTCTGGATGAAGTTGTTCTCTTGCTCAATGGTCTTCAAATATTGCCAGATCTCGGGGGACTCAGAGTAGTACTTGGACCATATGGTAGGCTTCCAAGAGTACTGGTAGTTGACGCTGGGGATATCGCAAGCGCAGCCAGCATAACGGTTCTCTAGCCAGGTACCGCCGACATCGTTTTTCTTCTCGTAACATTGGACCTCAATATTGGAAAGCTTGGTCTCGCTCattttgaagaagttgagaccCGAAACACCAGCGCCAATTATGATGACGCGCATCTTCTTTCTGGTGCCGAAAGGCTGCTCGTTGATCTGATAGGCGCGTTGAGCAACCTTGGTGCCACTGGTCCCGTTGGCAGGGGTGATTGCTGATGGAGCCATGTTGGCGGATAATACTAATCAGTCGTTATTATATGAAGCcttctattatattaaaaccgaaatgtattttctaaccttataactaacttataaacttaataccgCTACTACCTTCtaattaccctaaaccttctctaGTCTAACCTTTATCTTAgccttaatagtattaatatatatattattatagaactttctttaagttaagctttttttatatattagtatttcttaataattctaatagctttatactatacctaaaagttttttttaataaattgccttttatatcttaattaaggacttaatttacttttaatttctttttttaattaactttatagtctttttatatctagctttattattaaaaaaggcttttaatacctctttcttttacttaatagcttttttaattttttaaaaaagtctttaaataatataaataaaagtatatatattaaaaatagctaattactaaataaagttatttaaaagctttttttattttttaaacttaatagctttaaaaattttatcttttttatttttaatagctttaaagctattcttttttttaagaatttattaataatctttaatattattaaagttaaagggaattttattaatatattattactaaaatttatttaaatatattatataaataagcttttatttaaatactactatattactttattattatcttatatttagttattttaagagatatattaaagctttttatagcttataataataaaaaaataagttattttttaggttttaataatattagtattttattataactattagttaattattatagtattaatatctaagttataggcttaaagtattatttatagttaagatttatagctataagcttattttagtagaGAGAACTTAGTATAAAGCCTTCtcctataaactatatataaaaactgATGTCAGTGCTATTCTGAGAATTGGTCCAGTACTTTTAGGGACTTACGATAGATTCAAACTCCAAGAGGATGCAAATCTTTGAAGACCCGAATTCGGGCCTCATACGATCCTCACGCCATCTGGCGCCGTTTTCATTGACGATTCTTACCTGTGATCCGTTGGTTTTCTTCTCGAGATGTGACTCCTGTAGAATGCTATAGGCTGGATCAAGCCCAATTGAGTAAGATTTCGGCCCCAACCGGATGGATGGCTTGGAGTTGCTCGCACAGCTCGCCGAGTGCTGTAGCTCCACCGGAAGTTGAGTTGGCCTCATCCGTCGGAAGCAGTCAGATCGTCCTCGGGACGGCTTAGGCAGCCAGGCTTCGCCATACCACTGTAACCATGTCTTTTCTTAGACAACATCCATATCAGTAACTTTCCTGAGAGATTCGAGGGGTTCGGATCTTGTCGGGTGCAAGTCACAAAGATAATCATCTTCCCAGTGTCAGACACGGAACGGGTCAAGGTAGCATTTGAGTACAACCAATATATAACAAGATATCTATTGAGCAAGTTCCCATACAACTAAATCTTGTACGACCCTGTTGACCCAAAAGCTACTGCATAACAACCATGACTCCAGCACCgcctctcaacctcaatgaCCCCTCGCTCTTCGTAACTGAAGGCCTCGTTGCAGGCAAATGGCGCCCAGGAGCTGAGGGCAAGACATTTTCCGTGACAGAACCCTCATCAGGCCAAGAGCTGGCCCGCTGTGCCGATCTTGGCTTGCCTGACTTTATCGAGGCTATCGACGCCGCGCACAAAG of Fusarium musae strain F31 chromosome 5, whole genome shotgun sequence contains these proteins:
- a CDS encoding hypothetical protein (EggNog:ENOG41): MAPSAITPANGTSGTKVAQRAYQINEQPFGTRKKMRVIIIGAGVSGLNFFKMSETKLSNIEVQCYEKKNDVGGTWLENRYAGCACDIPSVNYQYSWKPTIWSKYYSESPEIWQYLKTIEQENNFIQKYVKLMHTVISAEWKDEAGQWTITVTNNVTGDIFVDHCNVFLNGGGVLKLMHSANWDQSYDFTGKRIAVIGAGSSDHLYTWVRSPTWITAGFAQDFAAEDGRNFPYSDEQKEYLRNNPEAYLAYRKMIEKELNQRFSLIIKGTDEAENARSYSEGEMKRRMSKNPDLADKIIPKNFAVGCRRPTPGNGYLEALVGDKTTCFTETIKAVTPTGFVDHTGTEHAVDAIICATGFDTSWIPRFPLVVNSSDLRETWTKEGLSTYLSVAVPDVPNYFTFCGPYGPLGHGSFFPIIGRYTDYIIATISKMQIEGIQSLRPKRKVAQDFLNHASEFLKRTAWTDPCSSWFKNGQPEGTPTIYPGSRVSFLRLLKTPRYEDYDIVYDQDNTFAFLGNGFAIEEVDGSDMTYYLGQLKEVVDSSDLKARLRGTSEGATIL